A region of the Ustilaginoidea virens chromosome 4, complete sequence genome:
TACAGCGTCAAGTTTACGTTTCCCGACGTGGAGAAGCTTTCACCCCCGATCATTCAAATGTCCGAGGTGTCCTTTGGTTTTACCGGAGGCGAGCCTCTGCTGCGGAACGTGGACCTGGACGTCCAGCTGGATTCTCGCATCGGCATCGTGGGTCCCAACGGTGCTGGCAAGACAACGATTCTCAAGCTCCTCATTGGCAAGCTGCAAGTAAACACCGGCATAGTGACGGCGCATCCTCGCCTGCGGATAGGCTTTTTCGCCCAACACCACGTCGATGCTCTTGACCTGAGCGTAAGCGCAGTCAGCTTCATGGCCAAAACCTATCCTGGAAAGACGGATGAGGAGTACAGAAGGCAGCTGGGAGCGTTTGGCATCACCGGCACGACCGGCCTGCAGAAGATGGCGTTGCTTTCAGGCGGCCAAAAGTCAAGAGTAGCGTTTGCCTGCATCGCCATCACCAACCCTCACATCCTCGTGCTCGACGAGCCGTCGAATCATCTGGATATCGAAGCCATGGATGCCCTTGCAGAAGCTCTCCAGGCTTTTCAAGGCGGCGTCCTCATGGTATCACACGACGTCACCATGTTGCAGATGGTGTGCACGTCCCTATGGGTCTGCGACAAGGGCACGGTTGAAAAGTTTGATGGCGACGTGCAGGCTTacaagaagaagatatcAGCTCAAGCTGACGCAGCAGGTGTCGTCAAGGCCCATTAGACAGTGATGCGTGATGCGATGGAGGGTGCCAGTAACGAGTCAAAACAGTTTGTAGAGATAGCACGGGCACGTATTTACCCGCTACCGGCACTATTTTCTCGACATCATTTTGGTGGAATTTCCCGCTGATATGGCAGATGCTCTGGATGAGGATGGaccgatgatgatgatggcggTGCTTGACAATCCCGCTGCCACCGGAGGGTTGCCCGATAAGCCAAGCTAACGTCGATTCTATTTTCTGATACTCGTCTGCATCAATTACCAACGGCAAGGAGGATATGTTTGTTTGCAGAAGCGAGCATCTTACATTCGTACATGTTATAGTAGCACAGGTTGGCCCCAACTTTCCATCCGTCACGTCACATttcatctttttttccccctcgaTTTCGACAGCCAGTAATGTCGGGTGCCTGAATTACCGCCTTTCCGCTTCGGGCAACGGCCCCAAGGCACGGACCACGGTGCGAGAACAAGCGAAAGTGAGCGCCCCGCACCTCCCTTTCAGGTGTCTGGCGGTGAACCGACCTGGCAATTCATCTCCCAAACGAAAATAACCCTCCCACCTCGACTTGACCTCCCTTGCCCTCTCCCTTTACACATCTACGGACCCGTGAAGCCGAAGCCTCGTCCAGCTCTCGCGAAAAGAACGACATCCCATTTTCTCGAGTAGTACGCACATAAGCTCCAAGACGATTTCTTGTCAACATGCGTGAGATTGTGAGTTTTCCCTGCATTTCCTTGGAACCCCCTTCCTGGACGCGTTCCAATGTTTGAGCCCCCCCCTTATTTTCAacacctccccccccctctcttccTCGAGCTATGTAGGATCAGTTCATTCCTCGGCTCGTCGCTCGTCGTACCCGAGCAAGCATTGCGCGAGATAAAGTAGACaatgagaaaaaaaaaccagaATTGGCTGACATTATTTTCCTCGTTTCCACAGGTTCACCTCCAGACCGGTCAATGCGTAAGTGCCGGAATCATCTCGAGACAACGCGACAACGACATGTTGGGGGGCTCACATTTTCCGGACAGGGTAACCAAATCGGTGCCGCTTTTTGGCAAACCATCTCTGGCGAGCATGGCCTCGACAGCAATGGCGTTTACAATGGCACTTCTGAGCTTCAGCTCGAGCGTATGAGCGTCTACTTCAACGAGGTGAGTGCTCGATACCCCAGCCCTGCTCACTTCACTCTTTTTGTGACAGCTCATCCACCGGCTATCAGGGCCTTTTTTGACGCAGCACAAATCAAGTACTAACGAGTCCGACTAGGCCTCCGGCAACAAGTATGTTCCTCGCGCCGTCCTCGTCGATTTGGAGCCTGGTACCATGGATGCCGTCCGCGCCGGTCCTTTTGGTCAACTGTTCCGTCCGGACAACTTCGTTTTCGGCCAGTCCGGTGCTGGCAACAACTGGGCCAAGGGCCACTACACTGAGGGTGCCGAGCTGGTGGACAATGTTTTGGACGTGGTGCGTCGTGAGGCTGAAGGCTGCGACTGCCTCCAGGGCTTCCAGATCACCCACTCTCTCGGTGGTGGCACTGGTGCCGGCATGGGCACCTTGCTCATCTCCAAGATCCGCGAGGAGTTCCCCGACCGAATGATGGCCACCTTCTCTGTCGTCCCCTCTCCCAAGGTCTCCGACACCGTCGTTGAGCCCTACAACGCCACCCTTTCCGTCCACCAGCTCGTTGAGAACTCGGACGAGACTTTCTGCATCGACAACGAGGCTCTGTACGACATTTGCATGCGTACCCTCAAGCTGGCCAGTCCTTCTTACGGTGACCTGAACTACCTGGTCTCCGCCGTCATGTCCGGCGTCACAACCTGTTTGCGATTCCCCGGCCAGCTCAACTCTGATTTGCGCAAGCTGGCTGTCAACATGGTTCCTTTCCCTCGTCTTCACTTCTTCATGGTTGGCTTCGCGCCCCTGACCAGCCGTGGTGCCCACTCTTTCCGAGCCGTCAGCGTTCCGGAGCTCACCCAGCAGATGTTTGACCCCAAGAACATGATGGCTGCTTCCGACTTCCGAAATGGTCGCTATCTGACTTGCTCGGCCATTTTGTAagttttcttcttcttcttcgtttGTTGGCCCCCCCCTTTCATCGACTGACCCGATGTCTGTAGCCGCGGCAAGGTTGCTATGAAGGAGGTTGAGGACCAGATGCGTAACGTGCAGAACAAGAACTCGACCTACTTTGTCGAGTGGATCCCCAACAATATCCAGACGGCTCTCTGCGCCATTCCTCCTCGTGGCCTCAAGATGTCTTCCACCTTTATCGGCAACTCCACCTCCATCCAGGAGCTCTTCAAGCGCGTTGGTGAGCAGTTCACCGCCATGTTCCGTCGCAAGGCTTTCTTGCATTGGTATACTGGTGAGGGAATGGATGAAATGGAGTTCACCGAGGCCGAGTCCAACATGAACGACCTTGTCTCCGAATACCAGCAGTACCAGGACGCTGGCATTGATGAGGAGGAAGGGGAATATGAGGAGGAGGCCAATGCCGAAGAGACTTTGGAGTAGGAAAACTTGTAACGTTAATGCGCTCAgccagtttttttttttttttttttttttttgcctgtTTTTTCGAGGCAAGCACCAGCTTTCTTAAAATATACTAGGGGGTTTGCAATAGCTACATTCTCCAGGGTGGGTGTTGAAGCACGGCATTGCTAGCTAGTGAGCGACGCCCGCCTGAAGCATGAAATTGCGGCAAACTTTGACAATCAATATTGATGGGTAAAATAGCAATCTGATGGACCAAAAAAATCGAGACTCCCTGTCCCCTAAAGGCGTCGTAGGCATGAGCCCCATGTTTCCGACAAGCTTGCGAGTCTGTTCCGGGCACTTGCGCACGTGACATGCCTTACGTCAGCTCCCGACTCCCGTTCCACTCTTGGAGGCTTCACCACCTCGAGAGTACGAGCTATGACTTTGCGACCTCGCAGACCAGACCCCGTTGACCTCGTTGAGCCAACAGGGAGGCGACCCAATGGCTTCGAAATTCCGCCCGGCTGGGTCCCGAGCCTTGGAAAATGCGCTTCGCGCATGTCGAACAGCGCCTGTGCCTACATGTCCAGCACTGGCGCAGCAGGCCGTGGCAGAACGGCAGTTTTCGACCACGACGCAGCGGCCCTCGAAGCTGGGGCGGACGCCAATCACCATTCCCACGGGCGTGGAACTGTCACTGAGTGACTTGAAGCGAACCAAAATCGCGACTTCGTACAAACCCGTCGTTACGAGGACAATTACGGTCGCAGGACCCCTCGGTAGGTTGCAACGACGGCAAAGCCCCACAACCATCACGGGGGACCATCTCCTTTCCCCCCATCCCATGGTGTTCCCTCCCTCCATTTTGGGGCACCTTGGGGGCCACATGACAAGAGAAAAAACGCCGCTCACCGAAACCGCAACAGGAACACTGAACCTCGACGTGCCCGCGTTTGTGAGGCTGCAGCAAGACGCGCAAAACAAGACGGCCCTGCTGAGCGTGGAGGATGCCAACATCAGGCAGCAGAGGGAGATGTGGGGTACGTTTCATGTTTTTCCTTTTGCCTGTTTCGGTTTTCGGTTTTCATCCTGCACCAAGAGGGAGGGGTTTTTCTAACGGCGGTTTTCTTCCGGGCAGGGACTTCGTGGGCGTACCTGACAAACTACATCATGGGGGTGTCGGAGGGCCACACGGCCATCCTGCGCCTGGTGGGCGTCGGGTACCGAGCGTCGGTGGAGCCGAGAGTCGCCAAGGAGGAGTACCCCGGGCAGAGGTTTCTCTGCCTGAAGCTGGGGTACACGCACCCCGTCGAGGAGGGCATTCCGCAGGGCGTCAAGGTGACGGTGGCGTTGCCGACGAGGGTGCTGCTGGAGGGGACGGACCGCGAGGTGATCAAGTCGTTTGCCGGGCGGGTGCAGCAGTGGCGGCCGCCGGAGCCGTACAAGGGCAAGGGGGTGTTTATCGACGACCAGACCATCAAGCTGAAGCAGAAGAAGATCAAGTAGGGGGGGCATTGTCGTGGAGAAGAATCTGCGTGGGCGGAGTCGTGGGCGACTGGGCGGGTGCTCGAGAGAAATTCCGGCATGTATAGAGATGGACGAGTGATGTGCGTGTACCATATATCAACAACTCTGGCTGCATTTTTGCATTTTCTTGCTGGTGCTACTCAGGGATGGAGGAAGAAGAACCCGAGGCATGGAGACATTacgacccccccccctttttttttttttttttttttttttttcatggGTGGCCTCTTTCATCAATCTTCAGCACCTCCTGGACAACCCTCAGAACCTCGTCGTGAACCCCCACGGGCGCCGCCACGACACCCTTGTTGTTCGCAAGCGTCCTGCCGCGGGCAAAGTCTAGCCTCTTGCCGTAAACATCCGTGACCTGACCGCCCGACTCCCTCACAATCAGGTCCCCCGCTGCGTGGTCCCAGATCTTCTCCTGGTACGTGGCGCTCGCAGGCAGCCGGAGATAGATGTCGCCGGCGCCGCGAGCGATGGACGCGTACTTGGCCTGGCTGTCCATGCGGACGCTGGGGCGCGTGATGCCCAGCTTCTCGGCGATGAGGGCCTGCTCGTCATGGGCCGAGTGGCCCGCCTCGACCGACTCGCAAAAGGTAGCCTCGGCCAGGTCGGCGACGGGCCGCATGCCGATGCGCCTGCTGTCCGGCGacagggcggcggcggtcaGGGGCCGGCTGTCGGCGCCCTCGTGCTCGACGGCCGAGAAGAGCACGCCCCTGCCCCGGTCGGTCTGGTTGGACCCCACGTCGCCGGCGAGGCGGGCGGCATCGTCCAGCGGCAGGTTGGGGCAGCCGAGAACCCCGACGCGGACGTGCCCGTCGACCATCAGGCCCAGGCAGACGGCGTACTGGCCGCCGCGCAGGAAGCCCTTTGTGCCGTCGATGGGGTCAATGGTCCAGACGCGACCCGCGGGGCCGCCGGGGCTGTTGCCCAGGTCGATGAGCCGCAGCATCGAGTCGACGTCGGCGACGGGCCCGCCGAGGGTGCGCTCCGCCGCCTCGTCGTCCAGCCGCGTGTCCCCGACGAGGGCCCAGATGGTTTCGCAGAGGTGCGCGTCGCGCCTGAGCTGGGCGGCCTCCTCCTCGGCCACGATGGCGTCCTGGGGGAAGTTGTGCTGGAGGGCGGCGATGATGAGGGCCTGCGCGCCAAAGTCGCCAATG
Encoded here:
- a CDS encoding beta-tubulin, with amino-acid sequence MREIVHLQTGQCGNQIGAAFWQTISGEHGLDSNGVYNGTSELQLERMSVYFNEASGNKYVPRAVLVDLEPGTMDAVRAGPFGQLFRPDNFVFGQSGAGNNWAKGHYTEGAELVDNVLDVVRREAEGCDCLQGFQITHSLGGGTGAGMGTLLISKIREEFPDRMMATFSVVPSPKVSDTVVEPYNATLSVHQLVENSDETFCIDNEALYDICMRTLKLASPSYGDLNYLVSAVMSGVTTCLRFPGQLNSDLRKLAVNMVPFPRLHFFMVGFAPLTSRGAHSFRAVSVPELTQQMFDPKNMMAASDFRNGRYLTCSAIFRGKVAMKEVEDQMRNVQNKNSTYFVEWIPNNIQTALCAIPPRGLKMSSTFIGNSTSIQELFKRVGEQFTAMFRRKAFLHWYTGEGMDEMEFTEAESNMNDLVSEYQQYQDAGIDEEEGEYEEEANAEETLE